The Agarilytica rhodophyticola genome has a window encoding:
- a CDS encoding tetratricopeptide repeat protein: MHYYCFIFSCFFLLISSASVANQTANTKQALYTQYSDTVESYYREIAEAQKKQIAKQDDITKLKTYFVLLRNSGHEDTAIAALINHTSLILDEIDSDSSLYLLDLLFSYNIKQSAFVIAQYAIDNGSPFIASNARYLLSLYYFKQNNFVKTFQNLSAIETSDALSPERRDYATLMFGIALQKTKKHRQAIDIYQRVPIDSDYYIEAQLNMAVANIRQGWWTDAHIAVKNAIEHADTRDMKESHNRSLMVLAYSQLQNEFYRNARNSFRALSLDSAYVNQALLGIGLCAMYQKDYNGALNAFSRLQKVDSDELAVLESYLLLPYTYERMGELDEASLLYSQAIAYYGKKKLYLENQLAKQQATDFTISQQTLRQVSTGLMERYQRLLRLNTSARSSKLKKRIQSLTRTFENTIISELNSQTEEKITKVQSYLSQTQYGLAKLYDNQ, translated from the coding sequence ATGCATTATTACTGTTTTATTTTTTCTTGCTTTTTTTTGCTTATTAGCTCGGCGTCTGTAGCGAATCAAACAGCAAATACAAAGCAAGCGCTTTACACACAATATTCTGACACGGTAGAAAGCTACTACCGCGAAATTGCAGAAGCTCAGAAAAAACAAATCGCCAAACAAGACGATATCACTAAGCTCAAAACCTACTTTGTTCTCCTTAGAAATAGTGGTCACGAAGATACGGCGATTGCGGCATTAATTAACCATACATCACTAATACTCGACGAGATCGATTCTGACAGTAGCTTATATTTGCTCGATCTACTCTTCAGCTACAATATAAAACAAAGCGCCTTTGTTATTGCCCAGTACGCTATAGATAATGGTAGTCCATTTATCGCATCAAATGCCCGTTATTTATTAAGCTTATATTACTTTAAGCAAAATAATTTTGTAAAAACTTTCCAAAATCTAAGTGCTATTGAAACCAGTGATGCTCTTAGCCCAGAGAGACGAGACTACGCTACTTTAATGTTCGGTATAGCACTGCAAAAGACAAAAAAACATCGCCAAGCTATCGATATTTACCAGAGGGTACCTATCGATTCTGATTACTATATAGAAGCTCAGCTCAATATGGCAGTGGCGAATATTCGCCAAGGCTGGTGGACAGATGCACATATTGCGGTTAAAAATGCGATTGAGCACGCAGATACTAGAGACATGAAGGAAAGTCACAACCGCTCACTTATGGTATTAGCCTACTCACAATTGCAAAACGAGTTTTATCGCAATGCCAGAAATAGCTTCCGAGCACTTAGCCTTGACAGTGCTTACGTGAACCAAGCCTTACTTGGGATCGGTTTGTGTGCGATGTATCAAAAAGACTATAACGGCGCCCTAAATGCTTTCTCTCGTTTGCAAAAAGTAGACAGTGATGAGCTGGCTGTTTTAGAGTCTTACCTATTATTACCCTATACCTATGAGCGTATGGGAGAATTGGATGAAGCATCTTTACTCTATTCTCAAGCTATTGCCTATTATGGCAAGAAAAAGCTGTATTTGGAAAATCAGTTGGCAAAACAGCAAGCTACAGATTTTACTATCAGCCAGCAAACACTTAGGCAGGTTAGCACAGGCTTAATGGAACGTTACCAGCGTCTGCTCCGACTCAACACATCTGCGCGTAGTAGTAAATTGAAAAAGCGCATTCAATCGCTGACACGCACTTTTGAAAACACCATTATTAGCGAACTCAATTCTCAGACTGAAGAGAAAATAACAAAAGTTCAAAGTTATTTGAGCCAAACTCAATATGGTTTAGCCAAGCTTTATGACAATCAATAA